The Methylobacterium sp. PvR107 genome contains a region encoding:
- a CDS encoding thermonuclease family protein, which translates to MSLFVGILLACAAGLAGTLLCPDDKAGRSRLPLLAALLAGGLAWHGPARAGEILRGPAQVIDGGTLRLGARQLSLFGIAAPAGDATCSDAQDRPYPCGRDAARALADRIGGAAVACETRGEAGAALCRVGEADLGAWMVAQGLALPDRDLAPDYGAAADRAWGRRLGLWSGVFQDPAERRGRRAAAALGAAG; encoded by the coding sequence ATGTCGCTGTTCGTCGGTATCCTCCTCGCCTGCGCGGCCGGCCTCGCAGGCACCCTCCTCTGCCCGGACGACAAGGCCGGCCGCTCGCGCCTGCCGCTCCTGGCCGCCCTCCTGGCGGGTGGCCTCGCCTGGCACGGCCCCGCCCGGGCCGGCGAGATCCTGCGCGGCCCCGCCCAGGTGATCGACGGCGGAACCCTCCGCCTCGGCGCGCGGCAGCTCAGCCTGTTCGGGATCGCCGCGCCGGCGGGCGACGCGACCTGTTCGGATGCCCAGGATCGGCCCTACCCGTGCGGCCGGGACGCCGCCCGTGCGCTCGCCGACCGGATCGGCGGGGCGGCCGTCGCCTGCGAGACGCGGGGCGAGGCCGGCGCGGCGCTCTGCCGGGTCGGCGAGGCGGATCTCGGGGCCTGGATGGTGGCGCAGGGCCTCGCCCTGCCCGATCGGGATCTCGCGCCGGACTATGGGGCGGCGGCGGACCGGGCCTGGGGGCGCCGCCTCGGCCTGTGGTCGGGGGTGTTCCAGGATCCTGCGGAGCGGCGGGGACGGCGCGCCGCCGCCGCGCTCGGCGCCGCCGGGTGA
- a CDS encoding ATP-binding protein — protein MRRDSLRLRLGLAAAALIALALVLAGIGLTVILDRVLDARTVEELDRTAKLIAGRVGLAPDGTPTLSRDLPDPRFATPYGGLYWQVEAGSHLLRSRSLWDKSLDLSRAGTGAQAPATLDTVGPDGGWVIAVVRPVQIGAQGSETALRVAVAEDRRSLAAGRNTFLHLLIPALIALFLVLTLAMGLFVHRALSPFRVLQAELLAVHAGRRARLPEHFPDEVRPLVADLNRLLDAQERALIRARDAAADMAHGLKTPLAVLDALARRTGPADPALAAEIAEQARAMGGQAERALARARVAAAGDLRRRSCRVAPVAARLVATLRRLPEGDSLDWALAVPETLAYPGEEGELMEVLGNLLDNARKWAHRRVRITGTGTGRPGLAVEDDGPGMSASAIAGIGRGQRWDESRPGTGFGIAIARDVAEAAGAQLDFGRSEMGGLRADLSWPSGSRGHPTALPTHAPSS, from the coding sequence GTGAGGCGCGACTCCCTCCGCCTGCGGCTCGGCCTCGCGGCGGCCGCGCTGATCGCGCTGGCGCTGGTTCTCGCCGGGATCGGCCTCACGGTGATCCTCGACCGGGTGCTCGATGCCCGCACCGTCGAGGAGCTGGACCGGACCGCCAAGCTCATCGCCGGGCGGGTCGGCCTCGCGCCGGACGGGACGCCGACGCTCTCGCGGGACCTGCCGGACCCGCGCTTCGCCACCCCCTATGGCGGCCTGTACTGGCAAGTCGAGGCGGGATCGCACCTCCTGCGCTCGCGCTCGCTCTGGGACAAAAGCCTCGACCTGAGCCGGGCCGGGACGGGCGCGCAGGCCCCCGCCACCCTCGACACGGTCGGGCCCGATGGCGGCTGGGTCATCGCGGTGGTGCGACCGGTCCAGATCGGCGCGCAGGGCTCAGAAACCGCGCTGCGGGTCGCGGTGGCGGAGGACCGGCGCAGCCTCGCGGCGGGCCGAAACACGTTCCTGCACCTGCTGATCCCGGCCCTGATCGCCCTGTTCCTCGTCTTGACGCTGGCGATGGGCCTGTTCGTGCACCGGGCGCTCAGCCCGTTCCGGGTGCTTCAGGCGGAGCTCCTGGCGGTCCATGCCGGGCGGCGGGCACGGCTGCCGGAGCACTTCCCCGACGAGGTCCGGCCGCTGGTCGCCGACCTCAACCGGCTGCTCGATGCGCAGGAGCGAGCCCTGATCCGCGCCCGCGACGCCGCCGCCGACATGGCCCACGGCCTCAAGACCCCGCTCGCGGTGCTGGACGCCCTGGCGCGCCGGACCGGGCCGGCCGATCCGGCGCTGGCGGCCGAGATCGCCGAGCAGGCGCGGGCCATGGGCGGGCAGGCGGAGCGCGCGCTGGCACGGGCGCGGGTCGCCGCAGCGGGCGACCTGCGGCGGCGGTCCTGCCGGGTCGCCCCGGTGGCGGCGCGTCTCGTTGCAACCCTGCGGCGGCTGCCGGAGGGCGACTCCCTCGACTGGGCGCTGGCGGTGCCCGAGACCCTCGCCTATCCCGGCGAGGAGGGCGAGTTGATGGAGGTGCTGGGCAACCTCCTCGACAATGCCCGCAAGTGGGCGCACCGGCGGGTCCGGATCACCGGGACGGGCACCGGACGCCCGGGCCTCGCCGTCGAGGATGACGGCCCCGGCATGAGCGCCTCGGCCATCGCGGGGATTGGGCGCGGCCAGCGCTGGGACGAGAGCCGGCCGGGCACCGGCTTCGGCATCGCCATCGCCCGCGACGTCGCAGAGGCCGCCGGCGCCCAGCTCGATTTCGGCCGCTCGGAGATGGGGGGCCTGCGGGCAGATCTGAGCTGGCCGAGCGGGTCGCGGGGGCATCCTACGGCGCTCCCCACCCATGCCCCCTCATCGTGA
- a CDS encoding response regulator transcription factor: MRVLIVEDEPRIAADLRQGLEMAGYVADVVADGEGAWFRAETEPYDAMVLDLGLPRLDGLGVLRRLRAAEVTLPVLILTARDGWRERVEGIDAGADDYLAKPFRMEELVARLRAILRRTAGHASPVLRAGTVELDTRTRAVSVDGKPTELTALEYRLLAFLLHRPGQIVPAGELLDHLHGVGTEREANALEALLTRLRRKLGPGVIETRRGQGYLIAGPGGS, translated from the coding sequence GTGCGCGTCCTGATCGTCGAGGACGAGCCGCGCATCGCCGCCGATCTCCGGCAGGGACTGGAGATGGCCGGCTACGTCGCCGACGTCGTGGCGGACGGCGAGGGGGCGTGGTTCCGGGCCGAGACCGAGCCTTACGACGCCATGGTGCTGGATCTCGGCCTGCCGCGGCTCGACGGGCTCGGCGTGCTGCGCCGCCTGCGCGCCGCCGAGGTGACGCTGCCGGTCCTGATCCTCACCGCCCGCGACGGCTGGCGCGAGCGCGTCGAGGGCATCGATGCCGGCGCCGACGACTACCTCGCCAAGCCGTTCCGGATGGAGGAGCTGGTCGCGCGTCTGCGGGCGATCCTGCGGCGCACCGCCGGGCACGCCTCGCCGGTCCTCCGGGCCGGCACCGTGGAGCTCGACACCCGCACCCGCGCGGTCAGCGTCGACGGAAAGCCCACGGAGCTGACCGCCCTGGAATACCGGCTCCTCGCCTTCCTGCTGCACCGGCCGGGGCAGATCGTGCCGGCGGGCGAGCTGCTCGACCACCTCCACGGGGTCGGGACCGAGCGCGAGGCCAACGCCCTGGAGGCGCTGCTGACCCGTCTGCGCCGCAAGCTCGGGCCGGGGGTCATCGAGACCCGGCGCGGCCAGGGCTACCTGATTGCCGGACCGGGCGGATCGTGA
- the cysC gene encoding adenylyl-sulfate kinase gives MHVSQKILTGLPPGPVTWHPLQAREARWARLGQVPVIAWLTGLSGAGKSTLAAAADRTLVTAGRHSAVLDGDNLRHGLNADLAFSPEDRAENVRRTAEVARLMAEAGSVVIVSLISPYRTDRALARRIAGDIPFLEVFVDTPLGLCEARDPKGLYRLARAGRIPDFTGISAPYEAPERPDLTIATEGRSTAACARALSARLIRLSRAAAGEPRRR, from the coding sequence ATGCACGTCTCGCAGAAAATCCTGACCGGTCTCCCTCCAGGCCCCGTGACGTGGCACCCCCTCCAGGCCCGGGAGGCGCGGTGGGCGCGCCTCGGCCAGGTGCCGGTGATCGCGTGGCTGACCGGCCTGTCGGGAGCCGGGAAATCCACCCTCGCGGCGGCGGCCGACCGGACGCTCGTGACGGCCGGCCGGCACAGCGCCGTCCTCGACGGCGACAACCTGCGCCACGGGCTGAACGCCGATCTTGCCTTCTCGCCGGAGGACCGCGCCGAGAACGTCCGGCGCACCGCCGAGGTAGCGCGGCTGATGGCCGAGGCGGGCTCGGTGGTGATCGTCTCGCTGATCTCGCCCTACCGGACCGACCGGGCTCTCGCACGCCGGATCGCCGGCGACATCCCGTTCCTGGAGGTGTTCGTCGATACGCCGCTCGGCCTGTGCGAGGCCCGGGACCCGAAGGGCCTGTACCGGCTGGCCCGCGCCGGCCGGATTCCGGACTTCACCGGCATCTCGGCGCCCTACGAGGCGCCGGAGCGGCCGGACCTGACGATCGCCACCGAGGGCCGCAGCACCGCGGCCTGCGCCCGCGCCCTGAGTGCGCGGCTGATCCGGCTGAGCCGGGCGGCCGCGGGAGAGCCGCGCCGGCGGTGA
- a CDS encoding PepSY domain-containing protein: MSPSRRLFRPILALGLLAALAGGPAHASEDADRARRALERGEIRPLDAVLAAARAAVPGDVVSVDLKHDDGHWLYKLRILGADEKRRTVKVDAGSLKILDEDDDD, from the coding sequence ATGAGCCCGTCCCGCCGCCTCTTCCGCCCTATCCTGGCCCTCGGCCTGCTGGCCGCCCTCGCGGGCGGGCCCGCGCACGCCTCCGAGGATGCCGACCGCGCCCGCCGCGCCCTGGAGCGGGGCGAGATCCGTCCCCTCGACGCTGTGCTGGCGGCGGCCCGTGCGGCCGTTCCGGGCGATGTCGTGTCGGTCGATCTCAAGCACGACGACGGGCACTGGCTGTACAAGCTGCGCATCCTCGGGGCCGACGAGAAGCGCCGGACCGTGAAGGTCGATGCCGGCAGCCTCAAGATCCTGGACGAGGACGACGATGATTGA